A genome region from Bufo gargarizans isolate SCDJY-AF-19 chromosome 2, ASM1485885v1, whole genome shotgun sequence includes the following:
- the LOC122928722 gene encoding uncharacterized protein LOC122928722 isoform X1: MMKSKEITRFQLKTETQDWCKMAQRVVAVIYIVLILGKEFQAEPIAVPGPSSGIMLQDTTGFILTNKRILSQKIYVSLDPRVFVERQFNISEISSPEIKIWYQMHIGYSQERVTQILEQTRKTMTREQFSTSRRPKRFISAITAAIIFAVVGTVIATGVSAVNSISIKTLELEIGSLKRNLMSIHAEMENQKKHLSDLYSVVEDTVVTTDFHSKLLTHSMNLHESHEQFKQELMSLKTLNEDPIVTFQCNPTSLLDYIVMKGDFVVLFHKFKQLYLLILVIMGIHCL, encoded by the coding sequence CACAGAGGGTTGTTGCCGTTATCTACAtcgtcctgatcttggggaaggagttccagGCCGAGCCGATTGCTGTACCAGGCCCTTCATCTGGGATCATGCTACAGGATACCACGGGATTCATCTTGACGAATAAGAGGATTCTATCCCAAAAGATCTACGTCAGTTTGGACCCACGTGTCTTCGTCGAGAGACAGTTCAACATTTCTGAGATTTCGTCTCCGGAGATAAAGATTTGGTATCAAATGCACATCGGCTATTCCCAAGAAAGAGTTACACAGATCCTGGAACAGACAAGGAAAACCATGACCAGAGAACAGTTTTCAACAAGTCGACGACCAAAGCGGTTCATTTCTGCAATTACAGCCGCCATAATCTTTGCCGTAGTGGGCACTGTCATTGCCACCGGTGTATCAGCTGTTAATTCCATCTCTAttaagacattggaacttgagaTCGGTTCACTGAAAAGGAACCTAATGAGTATTCATGCAGAGATGGAGAACCAGAAAAAACATTTATCGGACTTATATTCCGTTGTAGAGGATACTGTCGTCACCACCGACTTTCACTCAAAGTTATTGACTCATTCAATGAATCTTCATGAGAGTCACGAACAGTTTAAACAAGAACTAATGTCTCTAAAGACTCTGAATGAAGACCCCATTGTGACATTCCAATGTAACCCAACATCTCTATTGGATTACATTGTAATGAAGGGGgattttgttgtgctttttcataagtttaaacagttatatttacttattttagttataatgggtattcattgcctttaa
- the LOC122928722 gene encoding uncharacterized protein LOC122928722 isoform X2 — translation MAQRVVAVIYIVLILGKEFQAEPIAVPGPSSGIMLQDTTGFILTNKRILSQKIYVSLDPRVFVERQFNISEISSPEIKIWYQMHIGYSQERVTQILEQTRKTMTREQFSTSRRPKRFISAITAAIIFAVVGTVIATGVSAVNSISIKTLELEIGSLKRNLMSIHAEMENQKKHLSDLYSVVEDTVVTTDFHSKLLTHSMNLHESHEQFKQELMSLKTLNEDPIVTFQCNPTSLLDYIVMKGDFVVLFHKFKQLYLLILVIMGIHCL, via the coding sequence CACAGAGGGTTGTTGCCGTTATCTACAtcgtcctgatcttggggaaggagttccagGCCGAGCCGATTGCTGTACCAGGCCCTTCATCTGGGATCATGCTACAGGATACCACGGGATTCATCTTGACGAATAAGAGGATTCTATCCCAAAAGATCTACGTCAGTTTGGACCCACGTGTCTTCGTCGAGAGACAGTTCAACATTTCTGAGATTTCGTCTCCGGAGATAAAGATTTGGTATCAAATGCACATCGGCTATTCCCAAGAAAGAGTTACACAGATCCTGGAACAGACAAGGAAAACCATGACCAGAGAACAGTTTTCAACAAGTCGACGACCAAAGCGGTTCATTTCTGCAATTACAGCCGCCATAATCTTTGCCGTAGTGGGCACTGTCATTGCCACCGGTGTATCAGCTGTTAATTCCATCTCTAttaagacattggaacttgagaTCGGTTCACTGAAAAGGAACCTAATGAGTATTCATGCAGAGATGGAGAACCAGAAAAAACATTTATCGGACTTATATTCCGTTGTAGAGGATACTGTCGTCACCACCGACTTTCACTCAAAGTTATTGACTCATTCAATGAATCTTCATGAGAGTCACGAACAGTTTAAACAAGAACTAATGTCTCTAAAGACTCTGAATGAAGACCCCATTGTGACATTCCAATGTAACCCAACATCTCTATTGGATTACATTGTAATGAAGGGGgattttgttgtgctttttcataagtttaaacagttatatttacttattttagttataatgggtattcattgcctttaa